One part of the Algibacter sp. L1A34 genome encodes these proteins:
- a CDS encoding ATP-dependent zinc protease, with translation MSKKILGRTDVVDFPGLGLFNIDVKMDTGAYTSAIHCTEIIEENNVLKCGFNSDVHENFGDTEIVFTEFWRTNVKSSNGFKENRYKVKSDVVIFGKTYKINLTLSTRSDMKYPVLIGRQFLKQKFLIDVDLEQVSFKMKKQ, from the coding sequence ATGAGTAAAAAAATTTTAGGTAGAACCGATGTTGTGGATTTTCCGGGATTAGGTTTGTTTAATATTGATGTAAAAATGGATACGGGTGCTTATACATCGGCTATACATTGCACAGAGATTATTGAAGAAAATAATGTGCTTAAATGTGGTTTTAATAGTGATGTACACGAAAATTTTGGTGATACAGAGATTGTTTTTACCGAATTTTGGCGCACTAATGTGAAAAGCAGTAACGGTTTTAAGGAAAATAGATATAAAGTAAAATCGGATGTCGTAATTTTTGGAAAAACGTACAAGATTAACTTAACTTTAAGCACGAGAAGCGATATGAAATATCCCGTATTGATTGGTAGACAATTTTTAAAGCAAAAATTTTTAATCGATGTGGATTTGGAACAGGTTTCTTTTAAAATGAAAAAACAATAA
- a CDS encoding lipoprotein signal peptidase, with protein sequence MSLKKSIILIISILLIDQISKIYIKTHFALHDSVEVFSWFKIYFIENDGMAWGTKISDFVSFINDRTAKIALTLFRVFAIFGIGYWLFDATRKQSSNILIAAIALIFAGALGNIIDSVFYGVLFENSMNQVASFLPETGGYDSLLHGKVVDMLYFPLFQADLPQWLPLYGGQRFNFFEPVFNVADMAISTGFIMLIVFNKKAFSKS encoded by the coding sequence ATGTCTTTAAAAAAATCCATCATACTTATTATTTCTATTTTATTAATCGATCAGATTAGTAAAATCTATATTAAAACCCATTTTGCTCTTCACGATAGTGTTGAGGTGTTTAGCTGGTTTAAAATATATTTTATTGAAAACGATGGTATGGCTTGGGGCACAAAAATTAGTGATTTCGTTTCATTTATTAATGATAGAACTGCTAAAATAGCTTTAACCCTATTTAGAGTATTTGCCATTTTCGGTATTGGTTATTGGTTATTTGATGCTACAAGAAAACAGAGTTCAAATATATTGATAGCAGCTATTGCTTTAATCTTTGCAGGCGCTTTAGGAAATATTATCGATTCTGTATTTTATGGTGTTTTGTTTGAAAACAGCATGAATCAAGTTGCTTCATTTTTACCAGAAACAGGAGGTTATGATAGTTTACTTCACGGTAAAGTAGTAGATATGCTCTACTTCCCTCTATTTCAAGCCGATTTGCCACAATGGCTTCCTCTATATGGCGGACAACGCTTTAACTTCTTTGAACCCGTTTTTAACGTTGCCGACATGGCTATAAGCACGGGTTTTATAATGTTGATTGTTTTTAATAAAAAAGCATTTAGTAAAAGCTAA
- the uvrC gene encoding excinuclease ABC subunit UvrC has product METPDLDIQLKTLPNQPGVYQYFDKDDTIIYVGKAKNLKKRVSSYFTKTHDNGKTRVLVKKIVNIKHIVVDTETDALLLENNLIKKYKPRYNVLLKDDKSYPWICIKNERFPRVFSTRRVFKDGSDYFGPYTSGKTVYTLLDLIKGLYSLRTCNFNLSQEKVNSGKYKVCLEYHLGNCKGACENRETEAQYNKNIVAIKEILKGNFKDSLQQFKQQMRDLADNMQFEEAHKMKEKIQVLENYQAKSTIVNPKISNVDVFSIMSDEGYGYINFLQLSYGSIIRSHTLEIKKKLDETDQELLELAITEIRQRFDSNSKEIYVPFKVNLGENLKVTVPQLGDKKHILDLSLRNAKYFRMERFKQIKIVDPDRHANRIMAQMKADLRLSEEPRHIECFDNSNIQGTNPVAACVVFKNGKPSKKDYRHFNIKTVVGPDDFASMEEVVYRRYKRLVEEDQPLPQLIIIDGGKGQLSSALKSIDALGLRQTITVIGIAKRLEELFYPDDPIPLYLDKKSETLKVIQFLRNEAHRFGIEHHRNRRSKSALNTELETIPGIGDKTIVELLKHFKSAKRIANAKLDELEDVVGVSRASKIYSYYHEKQN; this is encoded by the coding sequence ATGGAGACCCCTGACTTAGACATACAATTAAAAACCCTACCAAACCAACCTGGTGTTTATCAATATTTCGATAAAGATGATACCATAATTTACGTAGGTAAAGCCAAAAACCTAAAAAAAAGAGTAAGCTCCTATTTCACTAAAACCCACGATAATGGTAAAACCCGTGTGTTGGTAAAAAAAATAGTGAATATCAAGCACATTGTAGTCGATACAGAAACCGATGCGCTTTTACTAGAAAACAATCTTATAAAAAAATACAAACCGCGATATAACGTTTTACTAAAAGACGATAAATCGTACCCGTGGATTTGCATAAAAAACGAACGTTTCCCACGTGTGTTTTCTACCCGACGTGTTTTTAAAGATGGTAGCGATTATTTTGGACCATACACCAGCGGAAAAACCGTTTACACCCTTTTAGATTTAATAAAAGGACTTTACAGTTTGCGTACCTGCAACTTTAATTTATCTCAAGAAAAAGTAAACTCTGGCAAATATAAAGTCTGTTTAGAATATCATTTAGGTAACTGCAAAGGCGCTTGCGAAAACCGAGAAACCGAAGCGCAATACAACAAAAACATAGTAGCGATAAAAGAAATTTTAAAAGGAAATTTTAAAGATTCTTTACAGCAATTTAAACAACAAATGCGGGACTTGGCCGATAATATGCAGTTTGAAGAAGCGCATAAAATGAAAGAGAAAATTCAGGTTTTAGAAAACTACCAAGCCAAATCTACCATTGTAAATCCAAAAATTAGCAATGTAGATGTATTTTCAATAATGAGCGATGAAGGTTACGGTTACATTAACTTTTTACAACTATCCTATGGTTCCATAATTCGTTCGCATACTTTAGAAATTAAAAAGAAATTAGACGAAACCGATCAAGAACTACTAGAGCTTGCTATTACAGAAATTAGACAACGTTTCGATTCGAACTCTAAAGAAATATACGTGCCTTTTAAAGTCAATTTAGGAGAAAACTTAAAAGTTACGGTTCCGCAATTAGGCGATAAAAAACACATTTTAGATTTATCACTTCGGAATGCCAAATATTTCCGAATGGAGCGTTTCAAACAAATAAAAATAGTAGATCCCGATAGGCATGCTAACCGAATTATGGCACAAATGAAGGCTGATTTACGTCTTTCTGAAGAACCTCGGCACATAGAATGTTTCGATAACTCGAACATACAAGGCACAAACCCTGTTGCCGCCTGCGTAGTATTTAAAAACGGGAAGCCAAGTAAAAAAGATTACCGTCATTTTAATATAAAAACCGTTGTTGGCCCAGACGATTTTGCCTCTATGGAAGAAGTAGTGTACCGCCGTTACAAACGCTTAGTTGAAGAAGATCAACCTTTACCTCAACTTATAATTATAGATGGTGGAAAAGGACAATTATCATCAGCATTAAAAAGTATAGATGCTTTAGGTTTAAGACAGACCATTACGGTAATTGGTATTGCAAAACGTTTAGAAGAATTATTCTATCCAGACGATCCAATTCCCTTATATTTAGATAAAAAAAGCGAAACCTTAAAAGTGATACAATTTTTAAGAAATGAAGCCCACCGTTTTGGTATTGAACATCACCGAAATAGACGGAGTAAATCGGCATTAAATACAGAGTTAGAAACCATTCCAGGAATTGGTGATAAAACTATTGTAGAACTTTTAAAACATTTTAAATCTGCCAAACGCATAGCCAATGCGAAACTAGACGAATTGGAAGATGTTGTTGGCGTATCTAGAGCTTCTAAAATTTATAGTTATTATCATGAAAAGCAAAATTAA
- a CDS encoding 5-formyltetrahydrofolate cyclo-ligase, with translation MTKNELRKTYKSLRNNLSTTQIDDFSLAIANQLLKLPIWGHSFYHVFLAIEEHKEVNTDYILNILSGKDKNILISKSDFKEGGMIHFLLTDNTIIKKNSYNIPEPVDGIEILDDKVEVVFIPLLAFDEIGNRVGYGKGFYDRFLAKCKPETIKIGLSFFEADTEITDVFESDVRLDYCVTPELVYEF, from the coding sequence ATGACTAAAAATGAGTTGCGAAAAACATATAAAAGTCTACGGAATAATTTATCGACGACTCAAATAGACGATTTTAGTTTGGCTATTGCTAATCAACTTTTAAAATTACCTATTTGGGGACATTCGTTTTACCACGTGTTTCTTGCTATTGAAGAGCATAAGGAAGTAAATACCGATTATATTCTGAATATTTTATCGGGAAAAGATAAAAATATTTTAATTTCTAAAAGTGATTTTAAAGAGGGTGGAATGATTCATTTTCTGCTAACTGATAATACCATTATTAAAAAAAATAGTTATAATATTCCTGAACCTGTTGATGGTATCGAAATTTTAGATGATAAAGTTGAGGTTGTTTTTATTCCGCTTTTAGCTTTTGATGAAATTGGTAATCGCGTGGGCTATGGTAAAGGCTTTTACGATCGGTTTTTGGCGAAATGTAAACCTGAAACTATTAAAATTGGATTGTCTTTTTTTGAAGCTGATACTGAAATTACGGATGTTTTTGAAAGTGATGTACGATTAGATTATTGTGTGACTCCCGAGCTTGTTTATGAGTTTTAG
- a CDS encoding TraR/DksA family transcriptional regulator, whose amino-acid sequence MAENTERYSDANLAEFKVLISEKIKKAQHDLALIQSAYMNDHNNGTEDTSPQFKAFDEGSAVMSKESNSQLAIRQEKFIRDLKNALIRIENKTYGVCRVTGKLINKKRLELVPHATLSIEAKNMQ is encoded by the coding sequence ATGGCTGAAAATACTGAGAGATATTCGGATGCTAATTTAGCAGAATTTAAAGTGCTAATATCTGAAAAAATAAAAAAGGCACAACACGATTTAGCACTAATACAAAGTGCGTATATGAACGACCATAACAATGGTACTGAAGATACATCGCCTCAATTTAAAGCTTTTGATGAAGGCAGCGCGGTAATGAGCAAAGAATCTAACTCACAGCTAGCAATACGTCAAGAAAAATTTATCCGTGATTTAAAAAACGCATTAATTCGTATCGAAAACAAAACTTACGGTGTTTGTCGAGTTACAGGAAAATTAATAAACAAAAAACGTTTAGAGCTTGTACCACACGCTACATTAAGTATCGAAGCTAAAAACATGCAATAA
- a CDS encoding patatin-like phospholipase family protein, with protein MKKTFILLLILFITFSAKAQNKTETHKTKVGLVLSGGGAKGLAHIGVLKVIDSLGIKIDYVAGTSMGAIIGGLYAAGYSGNQLDSIFHEVDFDKLISDDLPRSSKAFYERDNAERYAVKLPFDNFKIKLPSALSRGQNTYNLFSSLTLPFNGISDFNKLHIPFFCIATNVETGKQVVLDTGDLTQSIMASSALPSLYQPVIINNNVLIDGGVTNNYPIEELRAKGMDKIIGVDVQDGLLNRDELLSAPDVLFQINNFRTINDMKLKTKHTDIYIKPNIKEYNVVSFNEGREIIESGKKAALENLEDFKALPIRKKTHYLKEKIPDSITINNFSVKGNNNYTRAYVLGKLKLKPNEKISYKDLVKGVNNLVATNNFDSFQYKLKPTGTSETYNLETHLTETKNTTFLKLGIHYDDLYKSAVLVNITKKQLLFKNDIASFDFILGDNVRYNFDYLIDKGFYWSVGFRSRFNTFTKNISAQLLLEDSEIDATGLNKVNTELDDQTNQLYLQTLFRKDFAFSIGAEHKRLELSSETFLTGSSDEEFVFEKTDYLSVFGNLKLDTYDNKYFPKKGVYFNGDLHMYLFASNFNKSFEKFSIAKADIGYAFSTSDKMSFNLQTSGGFKTGDKSTKTLDFALGGYGNNFINNFIPFLGHDYVSLTGNSYVKAFASADYEIVKKHHITLEANWANVDDDIFESGEWFSLPDNRGYALAYAMETLVGPIQVKYSYSPDLKQSIWFFNLGFWF; from the coding sequence ATTAAAAAAACCTTCATATTACTTCTAATTCTGTTCATTACTTTTTCCGCGAAAGCGCAAAACAAAACAGAAACACACAAAACAAAAGTTGGCTTAGTGTTAAGTGGTGGCGGCGCAAAAGGACTCGCGCATATTGGTGTTTTAAAAGTAATTGATAGCTTAGGCATAAAAATAGATTATGTTGCAGGAACGAGTATGGGCGCCATAATTGGAGGACTTTACGCTGCGGGATATTCTGGTAATCAACTCGATTCAATTTTTCATGAAGTAGATTTTGATAAACTTATAAGCGACGATTTACCCCGAAGTTCCAAAGCCTTTTATGAACGTGATAATGCCGAGCGCTATGCTGTAAAACTACCATTCGATAATTTTAAAATAAAATTACCATCGGCTCTCTCTCGTGGGCAAAATACTTATAACTTATTTTCATCATTAACATTACCCTTTAACGGAATTAGTGATTTCAATAAATTACATATTCCATTTTTCTGCATTGCTACAAACGTAGAAACAGGTAAACAAGTGGTTTTAGATACTGGCGACTTAACACAGTCTATTATGGCGAGTAGTGCGTTACCATCATTATACCAGCCTGTAATAATTAATAACAATGTACTTATCGATGGTGGTGTAACAAATAATTATCCAATTGAAGAACTACGCGCTAAAGGCATGGATAAAATTATTGGTGTCGATGTGCAAGACGGACTTTTAAATCGTGATGAGCTTCTTTCGGCTCCCGATGTTTTGTTCCAAATAAATAATTTCAGAACCATAAATGATATGAAATTAAAAACAAAGCATACCGATATTTACATAAAGCCGAATATTAAAGAATACAACGTGGTATCCTTTAATGAAGGTCGAGAAATTATTGAAAGCGGAAAAAAAGCAGCTTTAGAAAACTTAGAAGATTTTAAAGCATTACCAATACGAAAAAAGACGCATTACCTTAAAGAAAAAATTCCTGATAGTATTACCATAAATAACTTCTCTGTTAAGGGAAATAACAACTATACCCGCGCCTATGTTTTAGGAAAACTAAAATTAAAACCAAATGAAAAAATAAGTTATAAAGACCTTGTTAAAGGCGTTAATAATTTGGTAGCGACTAATAATTTCGATTCATTTCAATATAAATTAAAACCAACAGGAACTTCTGAAACTTATAATTTAGAAACTCACTTAACCGAAACAAAAAATACTACATTTTTAAAGTTAGGCATCCATTATGATGATTTATATAAAAGTGCAGTCCTTGTAAATATCACAAAAAAACAATTGCTTTTTAAAAATGACATCGCATCTTTCGATTTTATTTTAGGAGATAATGTCCGTTATAATTTCGATTATTTAATAGATAAAGGTTTTTACTGGAGTGTTGGATTCCGTTCTAGATTTAACACATTTACTAAAAACATAAGTGCACAATTATTACTAGAAGACAGCGAAATAGACGCCACAGGATTAAATAAAGTAAACACAGAACTAGATGACCAAACTAATCAGCTTTACCTACAAACACTGTTTAGAAAAGATTTCGCCTTTAGTATAGGCGCAGAGCACAAACGTTTAGAACTTAGCTCGGAAACCTTTTTAACCGGCAGTAGTGATGAAGAGTTTGTATTCGAAAAAACAGATTACCTAAGCGTATTTGGAAACTTAAAACTTGACACGTACGATAATAAATACTTTCCTAAAAAAGGAGTTTATTTTAATGGGGATTTACACATGTATTTATTTGCATCGAATTTCAATAAAAGCTTTGAAAAGTTCTCTATAGCAAAGGCCGATATAGGTTACGCCTTTAGCACTTCAGATAAAATGTCGTTTAACCTCCAAACAAGTGGCGGATTTAAAACCGGAGATAAATCGACAAAAACACTCGATTTTGCTCTTGGTGGTTACGGTAATAATTTTATTAATAATTTTATTCCTTTCCTTGGTCACGATTATGTTTCCCTTACGGGTAATAGTTACGTAAAGGCATTTGCAAGTGCCGATTATGAAATTGTAAAAAAACATCACATTACACTCGAAGCCAATTGGGCTAACGTAGACGATGATATTTTCGAATCTGGCGAATGGTTCTCTCTACCCGATAACCGTGGTTACGCATTAGCTTACGCCATGGAAACCTTAGTTGGCCCAATTCAAGTAAAATACAGCTATTCGCCCGATCTTAAACAAAGCATTTGGTTTTTCAATTTAGGTTTTTGGTTCTAG
- a CDS encoding succinylglutamate desuccinylase/aspartoacylase family protein has translation MAKLSSDILTILGEDIKPGERREVNFDVANLHTSTPVNVPVIIERAKKPGPVVLFTAGIHGDEVNGVEIVRQIIAKGINKPKIGTIICIPVINVFGFINLKREFPDGRDLNRVFPGSPSGSLAARVAFKLVNEILPHVDIILDFHTGGSGRFNAPQLRYVKEDLELNNLAKAFGAPFVLYSKNLSKSFRTTCFKLGKPMLLFEGGKSNHIDDAVTNVGVNGSKRVLKYLGMLGVNFKSATPRKSTVFIDDSKWQRAKYSGMFKPDVAIGSYVDRRDVLGNITDPYGKFDYAVKAPNSGYIINVNESPIVYQGDALFHISTTLKH, from the coding sequence ATGGCAAAATTAAGTAGCGACATTTTAACTATTTTAGGAGAGGATATTAAACCTGGAGAGCGGAGAGAAGTTAATTTTGATGTCGCTAATTTACATACATCCACACCGGTAAATGTACCTGTTATTATTGAACGTGCTAAAAAGCCTGGGCCAGTAGTTCTTTTTACTGCAGGAATACATGGCGACGAAGTTAATGGTGTTGAAATTGTAAGGCAAATTATTGCTAAGGGTATTAATAAACCCAAAATTGGAACTATTATTTGTATTCCGGTTATTAATGTTTTTGGTTTTATCAATTTAAAACGAGAATTTCCTGATGGACGTGATTTAAACCGCGTGTTTCCTGGGAGTCCGTCGGGCTCATTGGCTGCTCGTGTAGCATTTAAATTGGTGAATGAAATTTTGCCGCACGTGGATATTATTTTAGATTTCCATACAGGTGGTTCTGGCCGCTTTAATGCGCCTCAATTACGTTATGTTAAAGAAGATTTAGAGCTTAACAATTTAGCGAAGGCCTTTGGAGCTCCTTTTGTTTTGTATTCTAAAAACTTATCCAAGTCTTTTAGAACAACTTGCTTTAAGCTAGGGAAACCCATGTTGCTTTTTGAAGGTGGAAAATCTAACCATATCGATGATGCAGTTACCAATGTTGGTGTAAATGGCTCTAAACGTGTGTTGAAATATTTGGGTATGTTAGGTGTTAATTTTAAATCTGCTACTCCTAGAAAAAGCACTGTTTTTATTGATGATAGTAAATGGCAGCGTGCTAAATATTCGGGTATGTTTAAGCCTGATGTTGCCATTGGGTCTTACGTAGATAGACGTGATGTGCTGGGGAATATTACAGATCCATACGGGAAGTTTGATTACGCTGTAAAAGCACCAAATTCTGGATATATTATTAATGTGAACGAATCGCCAATTGTGTATCAAGGTGATGCATTGTTTCATATTTCTACGACTTTAAAACATTAA
- the rimK gene encoding 30S ribosomal protein S6--L-glutamate ligase, producing the protein MNIVILSRNAELYSTDRLVEEGEKRGHKIEVIDPLKCDLIIEKEKPTIFYKDRYLDYVDAIIPRIGTSVTFFGCAVVRQFEMMGVFTTVTSDAIIRSRDKLRSFQRLSKAGIGMPKTVFTNYSRDVERVIKHVGGTPVIIKLLEGTQGLGVVLAETKNAAESVLEAFNGLQARALVQEYISEAKGADLRALVVDGQVVGAMKRQGKEGEFRSNLHRGGSAEIVKLNHDELKVAMNAATALKLPVCGVDMLQSERGPLLLEVNSTPGLEGIERATGRNIAKNIIVYIEKNTK; encoded by the coding sequence ATGAACATAGTAATTTTATCGCGTAATGCGGAATTGTATTCGACCGATCGTTTGGTGGAGGAAGGAGAAAAAAGAGGCCACAAAATTGAGGTTATAGACCCGTTGAAGTGTGACCTTATTATTGAGAAAGAAAAGCCAACGATTTTTTATAAAGATCGGTATTTGGACTATGTTGATGCTATTATCCCTAGAATTGGAACGTCGGTTACGTTTTTTGGGTGTGCAGTGGTGCGCCAATTTGAAATGATGGGTGTTTTTACTACGGTAACATCGGACGCTATAATTCGTTCGCGTGATAAATTACGTAGTTTTCAACGTTTATCTAAAGCGGGGATTGGTATGCCAAAAACGGTATTTACTAATTATTCGCGCGATGTGGAACGTGTTATTAAGCATGTTGGTGGAACGCCTGTTATTATTAAGCTTTTGGAAGGTACTCAGGGTTTAGGTGTGGTTTTAGCTGAAACTAAAAATGCTGCCGAATCTGTTTTAGAGGCTTTTAATGGTTTGCAGGCTCGTGCTTTGGTGCAAGAGTATATTTCGGAAGCGAAAGGGGCAGATTTACGTGCTTTAGTTGTAGATGGACAAGTAGTTGGTGCCATGAAGCGTCAAGGAAAAGAAGGCGAGTTTAGATCTAATTTACACCGTGGCGGATCGGCAGAGATTGTTAAGCTAAATCACGATGAGTTGAAAGTTGCTATGAATGCAGCAACGGCTTTGAAATTGCCTGTTTGTGGTGTTGATATGTTACAGTCTGAACGTGGACCGTTACTTTTAGAAGTAAACTCTACACCTGGTTTAGAAGGTATTGAAAGGGCTACTGGACGAAACATTGCAAAAAATATTATTGTTTATATTGAGAAAAACACCAAATAA